From the genome of Oncorhynchus kisutch isolate 150728-3 unplaced genomic scaffold, Okis_V2 Okis09a-Okis19a_hom, whole genome shotgun sequence, one region includes:
- the LOC109876433 gene encoding uncharacterized protein LOC109876433 isoform X1: MIIDKEHRLSFCRTCFAFPFILFILVPHTISLGSCSSFTFSICWKISNNSLFGSWPEGHLWLNTTKLKSIWSEDTFSSLTVATTVEHKLTLHYGVMVRKWIFSIFPGSHSIEFRSIHKPDQQPINSTLEALELFSTNEVFACENSTLYLYQDPNFILMLGHTVRYPLKLESRSTSMLLVSWKEKMQPPAAPVPVHSVSLYHSEMKAYAALSVDSTHSNHYRFTALESCSSYAACVEVAGSHSLTCLSTITDPEVPRHFQVTTWNSSSVTVSWDCPDNRKFSFFLVTVLYLNGTNHVLEERSFMHTLDTFVFSQSDLPPCSRVKFGLQTVCQAGTEARHSRMVLIKGNTVHSEIENLWQTSSGPDNYTLSWVVRNTSSISMFRIYHQGVLHYTTLLTSHTVASLLPCSQYLARVEALCGDSVVMSAKTILARTGPRGVSELRYRPEDSTALWIGGTRPGMAFQYQLSYDNGSTIQQGRLMEPLLPLLGLIEGARYALDVWEECDGEWSADPALVCFDGVNVSVNALVLPEASTLRPNEDQVLAFIVPWLMVLDPKTEPWAELKRIYEKLLEELLKEYPIKTRVELVAFKELEGESKTKITFQGFDASITDVDLALPPGEQLDHIQSLQPPNITVKDGIIYWDDSDECATPDLNRCDANSLCVNTLNSYTCVCQHGFYDVGPAFVPPPTPASHPVCYEKGMFTQCLPRSMAGGIAKAFLIGYFGGDVTVVLNEGRCTMEESETLYHFHVLRKPSQCGTIRLVNRTHIEFRNTLTVTLSRERTITRRDLKVIWKCIYPRNYVRNTQINVDLEWITSHSVVEYNSSHQLGLAMTMYSDNSFSYGYRDSIALHLSDVLFFEVALLTNNTFASEVLLEVISCWATESPDPQDETKGFFLLDGCPVDSTFHWLSVNGVSQRSRFSIHMFTMPKELPIYMHCLARICSHDEDCTTNCTTQRLSKRSTARWDPYINVAVVVSAGPLMVTPEAAPGTKLSNWDEALTMIYVVGGTMGVLMLTMLGVSATKAIMNYYERARPQ; encoded by the exons GGAACACAAATTGACACTACATTATGGTGTCATGGTTCGGAAGTGGATATTCTCCATCTTCCCAG GTTCACATTCCATTGAGTTCAGAAGTATACATAAACCTGACCAACAGCCCATCAATAGCACTCTG GAAGCCCTGGAGTTGTTCTCCACCAATGAGGTGTTTGCGTGTGAAAACAGCACTCTGTACCTCTATCAGGACCCAAACTTCATCCTCATGCTCG GTCACACCGTGCGCTACCCCTTGAAGCTGGAGTCCAGGAGTACCTCCATGTTACTGGTGTCCTGGAAAGAGAAGATGCAGCCCCCGGCTGCCCCTGTCCCCGTCCACTCTGTGTCCCTATACCACTCTGAGATGAAGGCCTACGCTGCCCTTAGTGTGGACAGTACCCACTCCAACCACTACCGCTTCACAGCCCTGGAATCCTGCAGTTCCTATGCTGCCTGTGTGGAGGTGGCAGGCAGCCACTCGCTTACCTGTCTCTCCACTATCACAG ACCCAGAAGTCCCCAGACATTTCCAGGTGACGACGTGGAACAGCAGCAGTGTCACAGTGTCCTGGGACTGTCCCGACAACCGCAAGTTCTCCTTCTTCCTTGTCACGGTCCTCTACCTCAATGGCACCAATCATGTCCTGGAGGAGAGGTCCTTCATGCACACACTGGACACCTTTGTATTCTCTCAATCTGACCTGCCGCCCTGTAGCAGGGTGAAGTTTGGCCTGCAGACGGTGTGCCAGGCGGGCACGGAGGCTCGCCACAGCAGAATGGTCCTCATCAAAGGGAATACTG TCCACTCAGAAATCGAGAACCTGTGGCAGACCTCCTCGGGGCCGGACAACTACACCCTGAGCTGGGTGGTGAGGAACACTTCTTCTATCTCCATGTTCAGGATCTACCACCAGGGGGTGCTCCACTACACCACCCTGCTCACCAGCCACACGGTGGCCAGCCTTCTGCCCTGCAGCCAGTACTTGGCTAGAGTAGAGGCGCTGTGTGGAGACAGCGTGGTCATGAGCGCCAAGACCATACTCGCTCGCACAG GACCCAGAGGTGTTTCAGAACTGCGCTACCGTCCTGAGGACTCTACAGCGCTATGGATTGGTGGGACCAGACCGGGCATGGCCTTTCAGTACCAGCTGTCTTATGACAATGGCTCGACCATCCAGCAAGGCCGGCTGATGGAGCCTTTGCTCCCTCTCCTGGGGCTCATTGAGGGTGCGCGCTATGCCCTGGACGTGTGGGAAGAGTGTGACGGCGAGTGGAGCGCCGACCCGGCCCTGGTGTGTTTCGATGGAGTCAACGTTTCCGTCAACGCCCTCGTGCTGCCGGAGGCGTCCACCCTGAGGCCGAATGAAGACCAAG TTCTAGCCTTTATTGTGCCTTGGTTAATGGTGTTGGACCCAAAGACTGAGCCCTGGGCTGAGCTGAAGCGCATCTACGAAAAACTA CTGGAGGAGCTTTTGAAAGAGTACCCAATTAAGACCAGGGTGGAGTTGGTTGCATTCAAGGAGCTGGAAGGCGAATCCAAAACTAAGATTACCTTTCAAGGCTTTGACGCTTCCATAACCGACGTAGACTTAGCGCTACCACCTGGCGAGCAGCTGGACCATATCCAGTCCCTCCAGCCGCCCAATATCACAGTCAAGGACGGGATCATCTACTGGGATG ACTCAGATGAGTGTGCGACGCCTGACCTGAACAGGTGTGACGCCAACTCTTTGTGCGTCAACACTCTGAACTCCTATACCTGTGTGTGTCAACATGGCTTCTATGACGTCGGGCCCGCCTTCGTTCCCCCTCCTACCCCTGCCTCACATCCTGTCTGTTATG AAAAAGGGATGTTCACCCAGTGCCTGCCGAGATCGATGGCCGGAGGTATTGCCAAAGCCTTCCTGATTGGCTACTTTGGTGGCGACGTGACTGTTGTCTTGAATGAAGGCCGTTGTACCATGGAGGAGAGCGAGACGCTCTACCACTTCCACGTGTTGCGCAAACCCTCGCAGTGTGGAACGATACGGCTG gtgaacAGAACACACATCGAGTTCCGGAACACTCTGACAGTGACCTTGAGCAGAGAGAGGACCATCACACGAAGAGATCTCAAGGTTATCTGGAAGTGCATCTACCCCCGGAACTATGTCCGCAACACCCAGATAAACGTAGATCTGGAGTG gATCACCTCCCACTCTGTGGTGGAATACAACTCCTCCCATCAGCTGGGGCTGGCCATGACCATGTACAGCGACAACTCCTTCTCCTACGGCTACAGAGACTCCATCGCCCTCCACCTCAGCGATGTACTCTTCTTCGAGGTGGCCCTCCTGACAAACAACACGTTCGCCTCAGAGGTCCTGCTAGAAGTGATTTCCTGCTGGGCCACAGAGAGCCCGGATCCACAGGACGAAACCAAGGGCTTCTTTCTCCTAGATGG CTGCCCTGTTGACAGCACCTTTCATTGGCTCTCTGTGAACGGTGTGTCACAGAGGAGCAGATTCTCCATTCACATGTTCACTATGCCCAAGGAGTTACCCATCTACATGCACTGCCTGGCCCGGATATGCAGTCACGATGAGGACTGTACTACG AACTGTACCACCCAGAGACTTTCAAAGAGATCAACAGCTAGATGGGATCCATACATCAATGTAGCTGTGGTCGTGTCTGCAGGACCACTGATGGTCACCCCCGAGGCGGCACCAGGGACCAAACTCTCCAACT GGGATGAGGCTTTGACAATGATCTACGTCGTGGGAGGAACCATGGGTGTCTTGATGTTGACGATGCTTGGTGTGAGCGCAACAAAGGCTATAATGAATTATTATGAGAGAGCAAGGCCTCAATAA
- the LOC109876433 gene encoding uncharacterized protein LOC109876433 isoform X2 gives MTCFAFPFILFILVPHTISLGSCSSFTFSICWKISNNSLFGSWPEGHLWLNTTKLKSIWSEDTFSSLTVATTVEHKLTLHYGVMVRKWIFSIFPGSHSIEFRSIHKPDQQPINSTLEALELFSTNEVFACENSTLYLYQDPNFILMLGHTVRYPLKLESRSTSMLLVSWKEKMQPPAAPVPVHSVSLYHSEMKAYAALSVDSTHSNHYRFTALESCSSYAACVEVAGSHSLTCLSTITDPEVPRHFQVTTWNSSSVTVSWDCPDNRKFSFFLVTVLYLNGTNHVLEERSFMHTLDTFVFSQSDLPPCSRVKFGLQTVCQAGTEARHSRMVLIKGNTVHSEIENLWQTSSGPDNYTLSWVVRNTSSISMFRIYHQGVLHYTTLLTSHTVASLLPCSQYLARVEALCGDSVVMSAKTILARTGPRGVSELRYRPEDSTALWIGGTRPGMAFQYQLSYDNGSTIQQGRLMEPLLPLLGLIEGARYALDVWEECDGEWSADPALVCFDGVNVSVNALVLPEASTLRPNEDQVLAFIVPWLMVLDPKTEPWAELKRIYEKLLEELLKEYPIKTRVELVAFKELEGESKTKITFQGFDASITDVDLALPPGEQLDHIQSLQPPNITVKDGIIYWDDSDECATPDLNRCDANSLCVNTLNSYTCVCQHGFYDVGPAFVPPPTPASHPVCYEKGMFTQCLPRSMAGGIAKAFLIGYFGGDVTVVLNEGRCTMEESETLYHFHVLRKPSQCGTIRLVNRTHIEFRNTLTVTLSRERTITRRDLKVIWKCIYPRNYVRNTQINVDLEWITSHSVVEYNSSHQLGLAMTMYSDNSFSYGYRDSIALHLSDVLFFEVALLTNNTFASEVLLEVISCWATESPDPQDETKGFFLLDGCPVDSTFHWLSVNGVSQRSRFSIHMFTMPKELPIYMHCLARICSHDEDCTTNCTTQRLSKRSTARWDPYINVAVVVSAGPLMVTPEAAPGTKLSNWDEALTMIYVVGGTMGVLMLTMLGVSATKAIMNYYERARPQ, from the exons GGAACACAAATTGACACTACATTATGGTGTCATGGTTCGGAAGTGGATATTCTCCATCTTCCCAG GTTCACATTCCATTGAGTTCAGAAGTATACATAAACCTGACCAACAGCCCATCAATAGCACTCTG GAAGCCCTGGAGTTGTTCTCCACCAATGAGGTGTTTGCGTGTGAAAACAGCACTCTGTACCTCTATCAGGACCCAAACTTCATCCTCATGCTCG GTCACACCGTGCGCTACCCCTTGAAGCTGGAGTCCAGGAGTACCTCCATGTTACTGGTGTCCTGGAAAGAGAAGATGCAGCCCCCGGCTGCCCCTGTCCCCGTCCACTCTGTGTCCCTATACCACTCTGAGATGAAGGCCTACGCTGCCCTTAGTGTGGACAGTACCCACTCCAACCACTACCGCTTCACAGCCCTGGAATCCTGCAGTTCCTATGCTGCCTGTGTGGAGGTGGCAGGCAGCCACTCGCTTACCTGTCTCTCCACTATCACAG ACCCAGAAGTCCCCAGACATTTCCAGGTGACGACGTGGAACAGCAGCAGTGTCACAGTGTCCTGGGACTGTCCCGACAACCGCAAGTTCTCCTTCTTCCTTGTCACGGTCCTCTACCTCAATGGCACCAATCATGTCCTGGAGGAGAGGTCCTTCATGCACACACTGGACACCTTTGTATTCTCTCAATCTGACCTGCCGCCCTGTAGCAGGGTGAAGTTTGGCCTGCAGACGGTGTGCCAGGCGGGCACGGAGGCTCGCCACAGCAGAATGGTCCTCATCAAAGGGAATACTG TCCACTCAGAAATCGAGAACCTGTGGCAGACCTCCTCGGGGCCGGACAACTACACCCTGAGCTGGGTGGTGAGGAACACTTCTTCTATCTCCATGTTCAGGATCTACCACCAGGGGGTGCTCCACTACACCACCCTGCTCACCAGCCACACGGTGGCCAGCCTTCTGCCCTGCAGCCAGTACTTGGCTAGAGTAGAGGCGCTGTGTGGAGACAGCGTGGTCATGAGCGCCAAGACCATACTCGCTCGCACAG GACCCAGAGGTGTTTCAGAACTGCGCTACCGTCCTGAGGACTCTACAGCGCTATGGATTGGTGGGACCAGACCGGGCATGGCCTTTCAGTACCAGCTGTCTTATGACAATGGCTCGACCATCCAGCAAGGCCGGCTGATGGAGCCTTTGCTCCCTCTCCTGGGGCTCATTGAGGGTGCGCGCTATGCCCTGGACGTGTGGGAAGAGTGTGACGGCGAGTGGAGCGCCGACCCGGCCCTGGTGTGTTTCGATGGAGTCAACGTTTCCGTCAACGCCCTCGTGCTGCCGGAGGCGTCCACCCTGAGGCCGAATGAAGACCAAG TTCTAGCCTTTATTGTGCCTTGGTTAATGGTGTTGGACCCAAAGACTGAGCCCTGGGCTGAGCTGAAGCGCATCTACGAAAAACTA CTGGAGGAGCTTTTGAAAGAGTACCCAATTAAGACCAGGGTGGAGTTGGTTGCATTCAAGGAGCTGGAAGGCGAATCCAAAACTAAGATTACCTTTCAAGGCTTTGACGCTTCCATAACCGACGTAGACTTAGCGCTACCACCTGGCGAGCAGCTGGACCATATCCAGTCCCTCCAGCCGCCCAATATCACAGTCAAGGACGGGATCATCTACTGGGATG ACTCAGATGAGTGTGCGACGCCTGACCTGAACAGGTGTGACGCCAACTCTTTGTGCGTCAACACTCTGAACTCCTATACCTGTGTGTGTCAACATGGCTTCTATGACGTCGGGCCCGCCTTCGTTCCCCCTCCTACCCCTGCCTCACATCCTGTCTGTTATG AAAAAGGGATGTTCACCCAGTGCCTGCCGAGATCGATGGCCGGAGGTATTGCCAAAGCCTTCCTGATTGGCTACTTTGGTGGCGACGTGACTGTTGTCTTGAATGAAGGCCGTTGTACCATGGAGGAGAGCGAGACGCTCTACCACTTCCACGTGTTGCGCAAACCCTCGCAGTGTGGAACGATACGGCTG gtgaacAGAACACACATCGAGTTCCGGAACACTCTGACAGTGACCTTGAGCAGAGAGAGGACCATCACACGAAGAGATCTCAAGGTTATCTGGAAGTGCATCTACCCCCGGAACTATGTCCGCAACACCCAGATAAACGTAGATCTGGAGTG gATCACCTCCCACTCTGTGGTGGAATACAACTCCTCCCATCAGCTGGGGCTGGCCATGACCATGTACAGCGACAACTCCTTCTCCTACGGCTACAGAGACTCCATCGCCCTCCACCTCAGCGATGTACTCTTCTTCGAGGTGGCCCTCCTGACAAACAACACGTTCGCCTCAGAGGTCCTGCTAGAAGTGATTTCCTGCTGGGCCACAGAGAGCCCGGATCCACAGGACGAAACCAAGGGCTTCTTTCTCCTAGATGG CTGCCCTGTTGACAGCACCTTTCATTGGCTCTCTGTGAACGGTGTGTCACAGAGGAGCAGATTCTCCATTCACATGTTCACTATGCCCAAGGAGTTACCCATCTACATGCACTGCCTGGCCCGGATATGCAGTCACGATGAGGACTGTACTACG AACTGTACCACCCAGAGACTTTCAAAGAGATCAACAGCTAGATGGGATCCATACATCAATGTAGCTGTGGTCGTGTCTGCAGGACCACTGATGGTCACCCCCGAGGCGGCACCAGGGACCAAACTCTCCAACT GGGATGAGGCTTTGACAATGATCTACGTCGTGGGAGGAACCATGGGTGTCTTGATGTTGACGATGCTTGGTGTGAGCGCAACAAAGGCTATAATGAATTATTATGAGAGAGCAAGGCCTCAATAA